Proteins co-encoded in one Bradyrhizobium sp. 170 genomic window:
- a CDS encoding response regulator transcription factor, protein MRTLLVDHETDPARVVQDALSDCGFAVDVACTLDEAAAAFCCASYDILLLELVLPDGDGLDWLKQLRRDGHSMPAVMMSNFNELGRRIALFNGGADDFLPKPVSTDELIARMRATLRRSTQMTAPIVTFGNLRFDSIGRQASVNGRPLKIARREVCILEHLLSRAGRTVARASLQDSLYAFDDEVSTNALEVGIYRLRGHLSQSDATLRIKTARGIGYVLELKCAASTA, encoded by the coding sequence ATGCGAACGCTACTCGTTGATCATGAGACGGACCCAGCGCGCGTTGTACAAGATGCGCTCTCCGATTGCGGTTTTGCCGTTGACGTAGCGTGCACCCTGGACGAGGCGGCCGCCGCTTTTTGTTGCGCCAGCTATGACATTCTCTTGCTCGAGTTGGTTCTACCGGATGGAGACGGCTTGGATTGGCTGAAGCAGTTGAGACGTGACGGACATTCGATGCCTGCCGTGATGATGAGTAACTTCAACGAGCTCGGTAGGCGGATAGCGCTATTTAATGGCGGTGCGGACGACTTCCTGCCCAAGCCCGTATCTACTGATGAACTCATCGCACGGATGCGCGCTACTCTGCGCCGATCAACGCAAATGACGGCCCCCATCGTTACCTTTGGCAATCTACGATTCGATTCGATCGGTCGGCAAGCGTCGGTCAATGGTCGACCGCTGAAGATTGCCCGCCGCGAGGTGTGCATTCTCGAACATCTGCTCAGCCGCGCCGGCCGCACCGTGGCTCGCGCGTCATTGCAGGATAGCCTCTATGCATTTGACGACGAGGTCTCCACCAATGCGCTTGAGGTCGGAATCTATCGTTTGCGCGGTCATTTGAGTCAGTCCGATGCGACGCTACGGATCAAAACCGCGCGCGGGATCGGCTACGTCCTTGAATTGAAATGCGCGGCATCG